The Planococcus donghaensis genome contains a region encoding:
- the accC gene encoding acetyl-CoA carboxylase biotin carboxylase subunit → MKKVLIANRGEIAVRIIRACKEMDIETVAVYSEADKEALHVELADEAYCIGPKLSKDSYLNFSNIMSVAKLTNCDGIHPGYGFLAENASFAELCEACDMMFIGPTADAISRMGTKDVARETMRKAGVPVVPGSTGIVADEKDGLRIADEIGFPVIIKATAGGGGKGIRVARTREDFVTGLKMTQKEAAAAFGNPGVYIEKFIEDFRHIEIQVLADSHGNAIHLGERDCSIQRRMQKLVEEAPSPALSPELRAEMGEAAVKAALAVNYRGAGTVEFIFDAVNQKFYFMEMNTRIQVEHPVTEMITGIDLIQQQLRVASGETLAYKQEDVTFKGWSIECRINAENPAKNFMPSAGKVEMYLPPGGMGVRIDSAMYSGYTIPPYYDSMVAKLITFADTREEAVAKMKRALDEFVIEGVFTTIPFHSKLMGHEVFKSGDFNTKFLEKYDVLGS, encoded by the coding sequence ATGAAAAAAGTATTGATTGCAAACCGTGGAGAAATCGCCGTTCGGATTATTCGTGCTTGTAAAGAAATGGATATCGAAACGGTTGCTGTATACTCAGAAGCTGATAAAGAAGCTCTTCATGTGGAACTTGCAGATGAAGCGTATTGCATCGGTCCGAAATTATCGAAAGACAGCTATTTAAATTTTTCTAATATCATGTCAGTTGCTAAATTGACTAATTGTGATGGTATCCATCCCGGGTACGGGTTTTTAGCTGAAAACGCAAGTTTCGCTGAACTTTGCGAAGCGTGCGATATGATGTTTATTGGCCCGACTGCAGACGCGATTTCGCGCATGGGCACCAAAGACGTAGCGCGTGAAACGATGCGCAAAGCGGGTGTTCCGGTTGTCCCAGGCTCGACAGGCATTGTAGCAGATGAAAAAGACGGGTTGCGTATTGCAGATGAAATTGGTTTCCCTGTCATCATTAAAGCCACAGCAGGTGGTGGAGGGAAAGGAATCCGCGTCGCACGTACTCGTGAGGATTTTGTTACTGGATTGAAAATGACTCAAAAAGAAGCAGCTGCTGCTTTTGGGAATCCTGGCGTGTATATCGAGAAGTTTATCGAAGATTTCCGCCATATTGAAATCCAAGTACTGGCTGATTCTCATGGCAATGCGATTCATTTAGGTGAGCGTGATTGTTCCATTCAGCGCCGTATGCAAAAACTGGTAGAAGAAGCACCATCACCGGCACTGTCACCAGAATTGCGTGCAGAAATGGGCGAAGCGGCAGTAAAAGCGGCACTAGCTGTTAACTACCGCGGAGCAGGAACAGTAGAATTTATTTTTGACGCTGTCAATCAAAAATTCTACTTTATGGAAATGAACACACGCATTCAAGTCGAACACCCTGTAACAGAAATGATTACGGGAATTGACTTGATTCAACAACAATTACGAGTGGCTTCTGGTGAAACATTAGCTTATAAACAAGAAGATGTTACGTTTAAAGGTTGGTCAATTGAATGCCGTATTAATGCGGAAAACCCAGCTAAAAACTTTATGCCATCGGCCGGAAAAGTCGAAATGTACTTGCCCCCAGGTGGTATGGGTGTCAGAATCGATTCTGCAATGTATTCAGGCTATACGATTCCGCCATATTATGATTCAATGGTAGCAAAATTGATCACATTCGCAGACACACGAGAAGAAGCAGTAGCAAAAATGAAGCGCGCATTAGATGAATTTGTCATTGAAGGCGTGTTTACAACGATTCCGTTCCATTCAAAACTGATGGGTCACGAAGTATTTAAGTCGGGAGATTTCAACACGAAATTCCTTGAAAAATACGACGTGTTGGGATCTTAA
- a CDS encoding Asp23/Gls24 family envelope stress response protein: MAEKTAPYLRMKSHGAQDLGNIEVAPEVLEIIASIAATDIEGVASMRGNFASGVVERLGKKVHGKGIKTELSEEGLAIDVYCVINYGVSIPKTALKIQEQVRQTLENMTSLQTQEVNVHITGVHFESQAAE, from the coding sequence ATGGCTGAAAAAACGGCACCTTATTTACGCATGAAATCGCACGGAGCACAAGACTTAGGAAATATTGAAGTTGCTCCAGAAGTGTTAGAAATTATTGCGAGTATTGCAGCAACAGATATTGAAGGAGTTGCTAGCATGCGTGGGAACTTTGCTTCTGGCGTTGTAGAACGTTTAGGAAAAAAAGTTCACGGCAAAGGCATTAAAACCGAATTGTCGGAAGAAGGATTGGCGATTGATGTGTATTGTGTCATCAATTATGGTGTGTCAATTCCTAAAACCGCATTAAAAATTCAAGAACAGGTTCGTCAAACGCTAGAAAATATGACGTCGCTTCAAACGCAAGAAGTAAACGTCCATATTACAGGTGTTCATTTCGAGTCTCAAGCAGCAGAATAG
- the nusB gene encoding transcription antitermination factor NusB: MKRHEAREKALQTLFQLEGTELTINEAMDHVMAGENDNFYDLLVQGTYTNMATIDEKLVDHLENWSIERLPKIERTILRMAIFELEYMEDAPARVVMNEAIELCKTFGDDKSSRFVNGVLSKFTDETAN, encoded by the coding sequence ATGAAACGACACGAAGCACGCGAAAAAGCGCTTCAGACCTTATTTCAATTAGAAGGCACTGAATTAACCATCAACGAGGCAATGGATCATGTGATGGCCGGAGAAAATGATAATTTTTACGACTTGTTGGTACAAGGCACGTATACAAATATGGCAACAATTGATGAAAAATTGGTTGACCATCTTGAAAACTGGTCAATCGAACGTTTGCCCAAAATTGAACGTACCATTTTGCGTATGGCAATTTTTGAATTAGAGTACATGGAAGATGCGCCAGCACGCGTAGTAATGAATGAAGCAATTGAATTGTGTAAAACATTCGGAGACGATAAGTCTAGCCGATTTGTTAACGGAGTATTGTCGAAGTTTACAGACGAAACAGCAAATTAA
- the folD gene encoding bifunctional methylenetetrahydrofolate dehydrogenase/methenyltetrahydrofolate cyclohydrolase FolD, translating to MTAKLIDGKAVSQKIKIQVQQRVEKLAQQEIIPGLAVVLVGENSASLTYVKNKKKTCEALGMRSDLHQFPDTLTEQELLSTIDELNNDSKIHGILVQLPLPKQIDEFKVISAISPEKDVDGFHPISVGNMMIGKDAFLPCTPHGIMELLAHYDIDPAGKHAVVIGRSNIVGKPIGQLLLQKDATVTYCHSKTKDLAEFTKQADILIAAIGRAKFIDHTFIKPGAVVIDVGMNRDENGKLCGDVDFEDVQETASFVTPVPGGVGPMTIAMLMDNTLQSAEKGSVQTKPE from the coding sequence ATGACTGCAAAATTGATTGATGGAAAAGCGGTAAGCCAAAAAATAAAAATTCAAGTACAACAACGAGTAGAAAAATTGGCACAGCAAGAGATCATCCCAGGACTAGCCGTTGTGTTGGTTGGAGAAAACTCCGCCTCTCTTACATATGTAAAAAACAAAAAAAAGACATGTGAAGCACTTGGTATGCGCTCAGATTTGCATCAATTCCCAGATACATTGACTGAGCAAGAGTTGCTTTCAACAATAGATGAATTGAATAATGATTCCAAAATACATGGAATTCTTGTTCAATTGCCATTACCTAAACAAATAGATGAATTTAAAGTAATATCAGCCATAAGCCCTGAAAAAGACGTAGATGGTTTTCATCCAATTTCAGTAGGCAACATGATGATTGGTAAAGACGCCTTTCTACCTTGTACGCCGCATGGCATTATGGAGTTACTTGCTCATTACGACATCGACCCAGCGGGCAAGCATGCTGTGGTCATTGGTCGCAGCAATATTGTCGGTAAACCAATCGGGCAATTGCTGCTTCAAAAAGATGCCACAGTAACTTACTGCCATTCAAAAACAAAAGATTTGGCTGAATTTACAAAGCAAGCCGATATTTTAATCGCTGCAATTGGACGTGCCAAATTTATCGATCATACGTTCATTAAACCCGGTGCAGTTGTTATTGATGTGGGGATGAATCGTGACGAAAACGGTAAATTATGTGGCGATGTAGACTTTGAAGATGTTCAAGAAACGGCTAGTTTTGTGACGCCTGTTCCGGGTGGCGTAGGACCTATGACGATTGCGATGCTTATGGATAATACATTACAATCAGCAGAAAAAGGGTCTGTACAGACAAAACCAGAATAA
- the xseA gene encoding exodeoxyribonuclease VII large subunit produces the protein MSSDPYLSVKALTKYIKKKFDADPHLRDVYVKGELSNVKIHTSGHIYFTLKDNSARLPGVMFSASAKSVKFKPESGMTVLIRGDVTVYEASGQYQLYAQSMQADGIGDYYLAFEQLKEKLAKEGLFDASHKKRLPRFPKRIAVVTAQTGAAVRDIIITLHRRYPLANVVLYPALVQGSGAVQSVVQSIQAANKDNFDVLIVGRGGGSIEDLWAFNEEAVARAIFSSEIPIISAIGHETDTTIADFVSDLRAPTPTAAAELAVPSQAELLERISSYRSQMYRNVSSTVSQQKQALNRLTSSYPLAYPERLYRPFIERVERATESLQRESMQHLNRSKEYYRTLDQRLKSRMPLQQIRQSETDITELARRLDYQIEQLLKNHSRQLSSAIRTLDALSPLKIMDRGYSIPYIEETVVKSVEQVTVGDHLTLAMQDGTIQATVNEINPAPKGDGNDD, from the coding sequence GTGTCGTCCGACCCGTACTTAAGTGTAAAAGCATTAACCAAATACATAAAAAAGAAATTTGATGCCGATCCCCATCTTCGCGATGTATACGTGAAAGGCGAGCTATCCAATGTTAAAATTCACACCAGTGGCCATATTTATTTTACCTTAAAAGACAATTCAGCACGTTTGCCTGGCGTAATGTTTTCAGCAAGCGCAAAATCCGTGAAGTTCAAGCCTGAAAGTGGCATGACGGTGCTAATTCGGGGAGATGTCACGGTCTATGAAGCGTCCGGGCAGTATCAACTTTATGCCCAGTCTATGCAAGCAGATGGGATTGGTGACTATTATTTAGCATTTGAACAGTTGAAAGAAAAACTAGCGAAAGAAGGATTATTTGATGCTTCTCATAAAAAACGCTTGCCTCGTTTTCCAAAACGAATTGCGGTAGTAACTGCTCAAACAGGTGCAGCAGTGCGCGACATTATCATTACCCTTCACCGCCGATATCCTTTGGCTAATGTGGTATTATATCCGGCACTTGTGCAAGGCAGTGGTGCAGTTCAGTCAGTTGTCCAATCAATCCAAGCAGCCAATAAAGATAATTTTGACGTATTAATTGTTGGTCGCGGCGGAGGTTCGATTGAAGATTTATGGGCTTTTAACGAAGAAGCGGTGGCACGTGCGATCTTTTCTTCTGAAATCCCTATTATTTCAGCTATTGGTCATGAAACCGATACCACAATTGCTGACTTTGTATCTGATTTGCGAGCGCCTACACCAACTGCTGCCGCGGAACTTGCAGTACCTAGTCAAGCAGAACTGCTAGAGCGAATCTCTAGTTACAGAAGTCAAATGTATCGCAATGTTTCTAGCACCGTGAGTCAGCAAAAACAGGCGTTAAACCGATTAACATCTTCTTATCCGCTCGCTTACCCAGAACGGCTGTATCGGCCCTTTATTGAACGAGTCGAACGTGCTACTGAGTCGTTGCAAAGAGAATCAATGCAGCATTTAAATCGTTCGAAAGAATATTACCGAACGCTTGATCAGCGTTTGAAATCGCGAATGCCGTTGCAACAAATTCGACAATCTGAAACAGACATCACGGAACTAGCGAGAAGACTAGACTATCAAATAGAGCAATTGCTAAAAAATCATTCACGCCAATTAAGTTCGGCGATTCGCACATTAGATGCACTTAGTCCACTAAAGATTATGGACCGTGGGTATTCAATTCCTTATATCGAAGAAACTGTTGTTAAAAGTGTTGAACAAGTAACGGTAGGAGATCATTTAACGCTTGCCATGCAAGACGGAACCATTCAAGCAACGGTCAATGAGATAAATCCAGCACCTAAAGGAGACGGAAACGATGACTGA
- the xseB gene encoding exodeoxyribonuclease VII small subunit: MTEKKIMFNDAMEQLEEIVRQLEQGDVPLEQALTLYQKGMELSKVCHDKLQNAESQLVTMMKDGKEVPANIEMDGNAK; the protein is encoded by the coding sequence ATGACTGAGAAGAAAATTATGTTCAATGATGCAATGGAACAACTTGAAGAAATTGTTCGTCAACTCGAACAAGGGGATGTGCCACTCGAACAGGCATTGACGCTTTATCAAAAAGGAATGGAACTTTCGAAAGTTTGCCACGATAAATTACAAAATGCAGAAAGTCAATTAGTGACGATGATGAAAGATGGCAAAGAAGTGCCAGCAAACATAGAAATGGACGGGAATGCCAAATGA
- a CDS encoding polyprenyl synthetase family protein: MNLTQFRAHYEPLIQQEMAQLILSLSIPDSLKESMHYSLQAGGKRIRPILLLAVLHEMTGKEHPDALKVAAAIEMIHTYSLIHDDLPSMDDDDLRRGMPTNHKVFGEAVAILAGDALLTYSFGVVARLEHVSSDDKVRLIDLMSVSAGAEGMVGGQVLDIEGEEKQLQLEELEQVHRLKTGALLTFSILAGGILAQATNEEIIALSQFGQHLGLAFQIQDDILDVTGTSQELGKTAGKDESSEKSTYPSLLTLPKAKEKLDYHASEAVNALNKLNGEKTLLLELTQLIVQRKN, encoded by the coding sequence ATGAATTTAACCCAATTCCGTGCTCATTACGAACCGCTTATCCAACAGGAAATGGCACAATTAATTCTTTCATTATCCATTCCAGATTCACTAAAAGAATCGATGCATTATTCATTGCAAGCAGGCGGAAAACGAATTCGCCCAATTTTGCTATTAGCTGTTTTACATGAAATGACTGGCAAAGAACATCCGGATGCATTAAAAGTAGCAGCTGCCATTGAAATGATTCACACGTACTCATTGATCCACGATGACTTGCCAAGTATGGATGATGACGACTTACGTCGCGGCATGCCGACAAACCATAAAGTGTTTGGCGAAGCAGTTGCGATTCTTGCAGGCGACGCGCTATTAACTTATAGCTTTGGTGTAGTAGCTCGTCTAGAGCATGTATCAAGTGATGACAAAGTGCGTTTAATCGATTTAATGAGTGTTTCTGCAGGAGCTGAAGGCATGGTTGGGGGTCAAGTGTTAGACATTGAAGGCGAAGAAAAGCAATTACAGCTTGAAGAGTTAGAACAAGTACATCGCTTAAAAACCGGTGCTTTGTTAACTTTTAGCATATTGGCTGGCGGCATTTTAGCACAAGCAACAAACGAAGAAATTATCGCGCTTAGTCAATTTGGCCAGCATTTAGGGTTAGCTTTCCAAATTCAAGACGATATTTTGGATGTGACTGGAACTTCTCAAGAACTTGGGAAAACAGCTGGAAAAGACGAATCCAGTGAAAAAAGCACATATCCAAGTTTGTTAACGTTACCAAAAGCAAAAGAAAAATTAGACTACCACGCGTCTGAAGCTGTAAATGCTCTAAATAAGTTAAACGGCGAAAAAACATTGCTATTGGAACTCACACAATTAATTGTGCAAAGAAAAAACTGA
- the dxs gene encoding 1-deoxy-D-xylulose-5-phosphate synthase, protein MALDLHSITSPSFLKELNTKQLEVLSEDIRRFLIENLSRTGGHIGPNLGVVELTLALHKVFDSPSDKFIWDVGHQSYVHKILTGRANQFDTLRQFKGLCGFPKRNESDHDVWETGHSSTSLSAAMGMAAARDIKKDSNYVIPIIGDGALTGGMAFEALNHIGHTKTDMTVILNDNEMSIAPNVGAMHSMLGRMRTAGKYNKVKDDLEYLLKKVPAVGDRLASTAERVKDSLKYLVVSGMFFEEMGFTYLGPIDGHDLEELEDNLRYAKKTKGPVLLHVITKKGKGFLPAEQDTIGTWHGTGPYKMETGDLVKSSSKAPSWSGLVAETVRKLARTDERIVAITPAMPVGSKLEGFASEFPERMYDVGIAEQHATTMAAGLATQDMKPFLAIYSTFLQRAYDQVVHDICRQNLNVFIGIDRSGLVGADGETHQGVFDIAFLRHLPNMVIMMPKDENEGQHMVKTAIDYNGGPIALRYPRGNGLGVAMDEELQALPIGSWEVLQEGTDAVILTFGTTIPMAIKAAKQLSEQGISVEVVNARFIKPMDEEMLHTIFKREVPILTIEEAVLQGGFGSAVLEFAQEQQYRGAVIDRLGIPDHFIEHGDVSELMDEIHLNSDEVVRVIKERAQSKKQAGTTIL, encoded by the coding sequence ATGGCATTGGATCTACATTCGATTACTAGTCCATCTTTCTTAAAAGAGCTGAACACAAAACAGCTAGAAGTATTAAGTGAAGATATAAGACGGTTTTTAATAGAGAATTTATCAAGAACAGGTGGACATATTGGTCCGAATCTCGGCGTAGTAGAATTGACGTTGGCTTTACACAAAGTATTCGATAGCCCGTCAGACAAATTTATTTGGGATGTAGGACACCAATCATACGTCCATAAAATTCTTACGGGAAGAGCTAACCAATTTGACACTTTGCGTCAATTTAAAGGTCTTTGCGGTTTTCCGAAGCGCAATGAAAGCGATCACGATGTTTGGGAAACTGGACATAGTTCAACTTCATTATCCGCAGCAATGGGGATGGCGGCAGCACGTGATATTAAAAAAGACAGCAATTACGTCATTCCAATCATTGGAGACGGCGCATTAACGGGTGGTATGGCTTTTGAGGCGTTAAACCATATTGGCCATACAAAAACGGATATGACCGTTATTCTCAACGACAACGAAATGTCAATTGCTCCAAATGTTGGTGCCATGCATAGCATGCTTGGTCGTATGCGGACAGCTGGAAAATACAATAAAGTAAAAGATGATTTAGAATATCTATTGAAAAAAGTTCCAGCAGTTGGCGATCGTTTAGCCTCTACTGCTGAGCGTGTAAAAGATTCGCTCAAGTATTTGGTCGTTTCAGGCATGTTTTTTGAAGAAATGGGCTTTACGTACTTAGGGCCAATCGACGGACATGATTTGGAAGAACTAGAAGACAATTTACGTTATGCGAAGAAAACAAAAGGTCCTGTTTTATTGCATGTTATTACGAAAAAAGGCAAAGGTTTTTTACCTGCGGAACAAGATACAATTGGCACGTGGCATGGGACAGGTCCTTATAAAATGGAAACCGGTGATTTAGTAAAATCATCGTCAAAAGCTCCTTCTTGGAGTGGGTTAGTAGCAGAAACAGTCCGTAAACTAGCCCGTACTGACGAACGCATTGTAGCAATTACACCAGCAATGCCAGTTGGTTCAAAATTAGAAGGATTTGCTTCTGAATTTCCAGAGCGCATGTACGATGTTGGAATTGCCGAGCAACACGCAACTACAATGGCTGCGGGACTTGCAACACAAGACATGAAACCATTCCTCGCGATCTATTCGACATTTTTACAACGTGCCTATGATCAAGTTGTCCATGATATTTGCCGTCAAAACTTAAATGTTTTTATCGGTATTGATCGTTCAGGTCTTGTAGGAGCAGATGGCGAAACGCATCAAGGTGTATTTGATATTGCGTTCTTGCGTCATTTGCCAAATATGGTCATTATGATGCCTAAAGACGAAAACGAAGGACAACACATGGTTAAAACGGCGATTGACTATAATGGCGGTCCAATTGCACTTCGTTACCCACGAGGAAACGGATTAGGTGTAGCGATGGACGAAGAGCTACAAGCTTTACCAATCGGTTCATGGGAAGTGCTCCAAGAAGGAACAGATGCAGTAATTCTAACGTTTGGGACAACTATTCCAATGGCGATAAAAGCTGCAAAACAATTATCAGAACAAGGCATTTCAGTGGAAGTCGTCAATGCCCGGTTTATTAAGCCAATGGATGAAGAAATGCTTCATACGATCTTTAAACGCGAAGTTCCAATTTTAACAATTGAAGAAGCTGTTCTTCAAGGTGGATTTGGGAGTGCGGTTCTTGAGTTTGCTCAAGAACAACAATATCGTGGCGCGGTTATTGACCGTCTTGGAATTCCGGATCACTTTATCGAGCACGGGGATGTTAGTGAACTAATGGATGAAATCCATTTAAACAGCGATGAAGTGGTGCGTGTCATAAAAGAGCGAGCACAATCCAAAAAGCAGGCAGGTACAACGATTCTATGA
- a CDS encoding TlyA family RNA methyltransferase yields the protein MNKPKKERVDVLLVERGICETREKAKRAIMAGIIYSGSERMNKPGEKILEDAALQMKGNDLKYVSRGGLKLEKALEQFDLSVADKLMLDIGSSTGGFTDCALQNGAKHCYALDVGYNQLAWKIRQDERVTVMERVNFRHSKPEDFVQGLPEFASIDVSFISLRIIFPVLKQVLVPGGDVIALVKPQFEAGRENVGKKGIIRDPKIHRDVLFKVGNFAVESGFHVKNMSFSPITGGEGNIEFLFHLQSSIEGHEIAPISELLIDETVKKAHEVL from the coding sequence ATGAACAAACCTAAAAAAGAACGTGTAGATGTCTTGCTAGTTGAGCGAGGCATCTGTGAAACGCGTGAAAAAGCAAAACGAGCGATTATGGCTGGTATTATTTACTCAGGCTCTGAACGGATGAATAAGCCTGGTGAAAAAATACTTGAAGACGCGGCTTTGCAAATGAAAGGCAATGACTTAAAGTACGTTAGCCGCGGAGGGTTAAAGTTGGAAAAAGCATTAGAGCAGTTTGATTTATCAGTCGCAGATAAATTGATGCTCGATATTGGTTCTTCTACAGGTGGATTTACAGATTGCGCCCTTCAAAATGGGGCAAAGCATTGCTACGCATTAGATGTCGGTTATAACCAATTGGCTTGGAAAATTAGACAAGATGAACGCGTAACTGTGATGGAGCGTGTTAACTTCCGTCATTCAAAACCAGAAGATTTCGTGCAAGGATTACCTGAATTTGCATCAATTGATGTGTCGTTTATTTCATTACGCATTATCTTCCCAGTATTAAAACAAGTTTTGGTTCCGGGTGGCGACGTCATCGCATTGGTGAAACCGCAGTTTGAAGCGGGAAGAGAAAATGTAGGGAAAAAAGGCATTATTCGCGATCCGAAAATTCATCGAGATGTATTGTTCAAAGTGGGGAATTTTGCAGTTGAATCTGGATTTCATGTGAAAAACATGTCGTTTTCTCCAATTACTGGCGGAGAAGGCAATATTGAATTTTTATTTCATCTTCAATCGAGTATAGAAGGTCATGAAATTGCCCCTATTTCAGAGTTATTGATTGATGAAACGGTGAAAAAAGCACATGAGGTTTTGTAA
- the ahrC gene encoding transcriptional regulator AhrC/ArgR, producing the protein MNKGQRHIKIRDLISNREIETQDELVELLKSAGYEVTQATVSRDIKELHLVKVPLQDGRYKYSLPADQRFNPMQKLHRALTDAFVSIDGASHFLVMKTLPGNAHAIGSLIDHLDWEEILGTICGDDTCLIICRDTEHREVLKQRLIEML; encoded by the coding sequence ATGAACAAAGGACAGCGCCACATTAAAATACGCGATTTAATATCGAATCGTGAAATCGAAACACAAGACGAATTAGTCGAATTATTAAAATCAGCCGGCTATGAAGTCACACAAGCTACAGTATCACGCGACATTAAAGAATTACATTTAGTAAAAGTGCCACTACAAGATGGCCGTTATAAATATAGCTTGCCAGCAGATCAACGGTTTAATCCGATGCAAAAGCTACATCGGGCGTTGACAGATGCTTTTGTTAGCATTGATGGTGCGAGTCATTTTTTAGTGATGAAAACATTGCCTGGTAATGCACATGCGATTGGCTCTTTAATCGACCATTTGGATTGGGAAGAAATTCTCGGAACAATTTGTGGAGATGATACGTGCCTAATTATTTGCAGAGATACCGAACATCGAGAAGTTTTAAAACAACGTTTAATTGAAATGCTTTAA
- the recN gene encoding DNA repair protein RecN → MLRELDIRNFAIIDALTVSFAEGLTVLTGETGAGKSIIIDAVHLLAGGRGSQEFIRHGAKKAEIEGLFSLENEQHPVFRKLEEFGITKSDGDILLRRELNDKGKNVCRINGKLVTISILREVGASLIDIHGQHETQELMDEKQHLYLLDQFAGKSLAKSKESYSHTFDKYMKLKREFSSYTENEQQIAQRIDLLTFQLQEIEAAELVIGEEEELVLERKKLQNFNKIYESISAAHEAIQGESKGLDWIGSAMSELEHAAAVDETFTGSSETLSSAFYLIQDTGSEIKRILDDMEFDPGRLNEIEQRLAVIQSLKRKYGSSVEDILLYHEKQTDELDKLVNRDQRFQLDQEKLKEMTEDLRIEAEELTILRKKAAKSLGKAIMEQLKELHMAKASFEVNFDVLPNSRFDRNGHDAITFYISTNLGEPLKPLTKVASGGELSRMMLALKTIFSKHQGITSIIFDEVDTGVSGRVAQAIAEKIAAISVDSQVLCISHLPQVAAMADQHLFIEKKVDKQRTTTAVTELDGSERTEEMSRMLSGAEITDLTLQHAKELLSLAADRKLLMK, encoded by the coding sequence ATGCTTCGGGAATTAGATATACGCAATTTTGCCATTATAGATGCCTTAACCGTAAGCTTTGCTGAAGGGTTAACGGTATTGACAGGGGAAACCGGTGCAGGTAAATCCATTATCATCGATGCCGTCCATCTTTTAGCAGGTGGACGGGGGAGCCAAGAGTTTATTCGACATGGTGCTAAAAAAGCTGAAATCGAAGGTTTATTCTCTTTGGAAAATGAGCAGCATCCGGTATTTCGCAAATTAGAAGAATTCGGCATCACAAAGAGTGATGGCGATATTTTGTTGCGTAGAGAATTAAACGACAAAGGCAAAAATGTTTGTCGGATTAATGGTAAACTAGTGACAATATCGATTTTGCGTGAAGTGGGTGCATCATTAATAGACATTCACGGACAACACGAAACGCAAGAGTTAATGGATGAAAAACAGCATTTATACTTATTGGATCAATTTGCTGGTAAATCTTTAGCAAAGTCGAAAGAAAGCTATAGCCACACATTTGATAAATACATGAAATTAAAGCGTGAGTTTTCGTCCTATACAGAAAATGAGCAGCAAATTGCCCAACGGATTGATTTATTAACATTTCAATTGCAAGAAATTGAAGCAGCAGAATTGGTTATCGGAGAAGAAGAAGAGCTCGTGCTAGAACGTAAAAAATTGCAAAATTTCAACAAAATTTACGAATCCATTTCAGCGGCTCATGAAGCCATTCAAGGCGAGAGTAAAGGATTAGACTGGATAGGTTCTGCAATGTCTGAATTAGAGCATGCAGCGGCTGTAGATGAAACATTTACGGGATCTTCAGAGACATTGTCTAGCGCTTTTTACTTGATCCAAGACACAGGTAGTGAAATTAAACGTATTTTAGATGACATGGAGTTTGATCCTGGCCGATTAAATGAAATTGAACAGCGTTTAGCCGTTATCCAATCGTTGAAAAGAAAATATGGGTCTTCCGTTGAGGACATTTTGCTGTATCATGAAAAGCAGACAGATGAGTTGGATAAATTAGTTAACCGCGATCAACGTTTTCAGTTAGATCAAGAAAAATTAAAAGAAATGACTGAAGATCTACGTATTGAAGCGGAAGAATTGACGATTTTGCGCAAAAAAGCTGCTAAAAGTTTAGGGAAAGCGATTATGGAGCAGTTAAAAGAGCTTCATATGGCTAAAGCATCATTTGAAGTGAATTTTGATGTATTGCCGAATTCCAGATTTGATCGAAATGGACATGATGCAATAACGTTCTATATTTCAACAAACCTGGGTGAACCATTGAAACCCCTAACAAAAGTGGCATCAGGTGGAGAATTGTCACGTATGATGTTGGCCTTAAAAACGATATTTTCAAAACATCAAGGAATTACGTCGATTATTTTTGATGAAGTGGATACAGGCGTGAGTGGTCGTGTAGCTCAAGCCATTGCAGAAAAAATTGCAGCTATCTCAGTGGATTCTCAAGTATTGTGTATTTCCCATTTGCCTCAAGTAGCGGCAATGGCTGATCAACATTTGTTTATTGAAAAGAAAGTTGACAAACAACGGACAACTACCGCTGTAACCGAGCTTGATGGTAGCGAGCGAACAGAAGAAATGAGTCGCATGCTATCGGGTGCTGAAATTACTGACTTGACTTTACAGCATGCCAAAGAATTACTTTCTTTAGCAGCAGATCGTAAATTATTGATGAAGTAA